The DNA sequence TTTCCGAAGCAATCTTTTCTCCTGAAAGGAAACTCATCATGTTACTTTGAGTTTGCTATTACAGACTGTTTTCTGTCCTCTTTCTTGGGAAGCCAAatgcacttttttttgtttttttagaaaacattaaaatgtaatttaaaagcttttacaGAAAGACAGGCATAGCAGATGCATACATTTCCCTCTGCTCCATCTTAAAATGCATCTCAATGTAAACCAAATTATGTTACAAGACCACGGCACCTATCTGCCTTAGTGGGTGTCACAGTGAGCATTGTGAGCTTGAGACTGACGCTCCAGGATAATGGATGGCTCGTAGAGCAGATCGTCTTCTCCGAGTGTGGAGCTATGATCCAAGTTCACAAAATTAGGGATGTTGAAGTGAGACAGGAAGGCACACTCTCTGTCTGTCTTACTTTCCTCAATGAGTCCATTGAGAGGTTGGTGCCCCCCGCTTTCCTCAATGTCCTCGTGCATCTCTTCTATCTCAGAGGAACACAGATGTCTTCCTACTTTGTCTTTTGTAGAACTCCTTTTGTCTTCTAGTTTCCGTTTCTTATGGGCCTGATCTTCCTCACTGATGTAGAAATTAAAGTATGAAGGGGAGCCATCGAGCAGTGGGCGGGAGAAAGCTTTGTCATTCTCCTCCTGGTGGCCATTGATATCTACCAAACGGCCCTCTGGTCGGTGTCGCTTCTCCGCCAAGTCtgggtttctgtttgaacaataaaagaatattaagtgactttgaacaagGCAATGGCTTTAAAAACTCAAGATTCTTTGGATGTCAACAAAACTTAAAATGGCTCAgatatcttttatttttcagcatcttGTCTTTTTTAAGGACAATTTGTCACATTCTGCCAGGTCTTATATGAGGATATGATAAAGGTAGGG is a window from the Girardinichthys multiradiatus isolate DD_20200921_A chromosome 15, DD_fGirMul_XY1, whole genome shotgun sequence genome containing:
- the LOC124882213 gene encoding melanocortin-2 receptor accessory protein 2A-like, with the protein product MSDFHNRSQLVSTRRSDYVWQYEYYDDEEPVSFDGLKAHRYSIVIGFWVGLAVFVIFMFFVLTLLTKTGAPHQENPDLAEKRHRPEGRLVDINGHQEENDKAFSRPLLDGSPSYFNFYISEEDQAHKKRKLEDKRSSTKDKVGRHLCSSEIEEMHEDIEESGGHQPLNGLIEESKTDRECAFLSHFNIPNFVNLDHSSTLGEDDLLYEPSIILERQSQAHNAHCDTH